A genomic segment from uncultured Alistipes sp. encodes:
- a CDS encoding DUF6377 domain-containing protein, with protein sequence MRKPSLSAILGVATCLVLFCACRKDGNEQVFDELDRVISQKSCYAERFNRQADSLRRRLGAAPDDTSRWQMAHHLFNAYITYDIDSAARYSELMYRYAAATGDREMQFLSTTCDAGVQIARNNVGRAYKLILSLDTVGINKRMRANYYTQQMAIFGRLAASEGPEEQQAKYTDSLVRLRHTRIGFDGHSYVTRQRLRALELMDMHRYDEALEILLPLYDPEKYNNRTLARIAYNIANAYEALGDREQNKLWLATTAISDLQTPVREYLSLYNLALLMFEEKDMERAARYIQCTMSDMLECNYNTRILHSSQAEMIINQAVVYSINSRSRILTVMIYIFMALCAIILLLLMYTLQQHRKLQQTNRQLNEWNEQIRQLNDSLRDANRIKNNYVFRYMHLATQYIGRVDQYRDELRKTAKKEGPEALMRKLRSPSDVDRDYRDFYRIFDETFLGIFPDFIEQVNALLEESARFPVRADKTLPTELRILAVMRLGITDSGHIASFLNCASTTVYTYRTRLRNSALGARNEFEKQVRLIGF encoded by the coding sequence ATGAGAAAACCGTCCCTTTCCGCCATCCTCGGTGTCGCGACCTGTCTCGTTCTCTTCTGTGCCTGCCGCAAAGACGGCAACGAACAGGTATTCGACGAACTGGATCGGGTCATCAGTCAGAAATCCTGCTACGCAGAGCGTTTCAACCGACAGGCCGATTCGCTGCGCCGGAGACTCGGCGCTGCACCCGACGACACGTCAAGATGGCAAATGGCCCACCACCTGTTCAACGCCTACATCACCTACGACATCGACTCCGCCGCCCGTTACTCCGAACTGATGTACCGTTATGCCGCCGCAACCGGCGACCGGGAGATGCAGTTCCTCTCGACAACCTGCGATGCCGGGGTGCAGATCGCCCGCAACAATGTCGGAAGAGCCTACAAACTGATCCTCTCGCTCGATACGGTCGGCATCAACAAACGCATGCGGGCGAATTACTATACACAGCAGATGGCGATTTTCGGACGGCTCGCCGCCTCGGAAGGCCCCGAAGAGCAGCAGGCAAAATATACCGATTCTCTCGTCCGGCTGCGCCACACGCGCATCGGCTTCGACGGACACTCGTACGTCACCCGCCAACGACTCCGGGCCCTCGAACTCATGGACATGCACCGCTATGACGAGGCGCTGGAGATTCTGCTGCCGCTCTACGACCCCGAAAAGTACAACAACCGCACGCTCGCCCGCATCGCCTACAACATCGCCAACGCCTATGAGGCGCTCGGCGATCGGGAGCAGAACAAGTTATGGCTCGCCACAACGGCGATTTCGGACCTCCAGACCCCGGTCCGCGAGTACCTCTCGCTGTACAACCTGGCGCTGCTGATGTTCGAGGAGAAAGATATGGAGCGCGCGGCGCGTTATATCCAGTGCACGATGTCCGACATGCTGGAGTGCAACTACAACACCCGCATCCTCCATTCCAGCCAGGCCGAGATGATCATCAACCAGGCCGTCGTCTACAGCATCAACTCTCGCAGCCGCATCCTGACCGTCATGATATACATCTTCATGGCACTGTGCGCCATCATCCTGCTGTTGCTCATGTATACCCTGCAGCAGCACCGGAAGCTGCAGCAGACCAACAGGCAGCTCAACGAGTGGAACGAGCAGATCCGCCAGCTGAACGACAGCCTGCGCGACGCCAACAGGATCAAGAACAACTACGTGTTCCGCTACATGCACCTGGCCACACAGTACATCGGCCGGGTCGATCAATATCGGGACGAATTGCGGAAAACGGCAAAAAAAGAGGGGCCCGAGGCCCTGATGCGCAAGTTGCGGTCGCCGTCGGATGTCGACCGCGACTACCGGGACTTCTACCGGATTTTCGACGAGACGTTCCTCGGCATCTTCCCCGATTTCATCGAGCAGGTCAACGCCCTGCTCGAAGAGTCGGCCCGTTTCCCCGTACGTGCCGACAAGACGCTGCCCACCGAACTGCGGATCCTGGCCGTCATGCGGCTCGGAATTACCGACAGCGGACATATCGCCAGCTTCCTCAACTGCGCTTCGACGACCGTCTACACCTACCGCACCAGATTGCGCAACTCGGCGCTCGGGGCGCGCAACGAATTCGAAAAACAGGTGCGGCTCATCGGCTTCTGA
- a CDS encoding anaerobic sulfatase-maturation protein yields the protein MKNKDIFTFRDAEKQVGPVAFSTMLKPAGSTCNLDCHYCYYLDKAVQYGGRQAVMSDELLELYIRQYIEANQVDTVQFCWHGGEPLLLGIEFYRKAMELQQKYADGKRIENTLQTNGTLVDEAWCDLFAGNNFLVGISLDGPQDIHDSFRVTKGGRPTFERVMQTISMFRHGGVEYNTLSVVNRLCEGRGAEIYRFFRDTVHSKYMQFLPAVEHVVDVAGFHRPLIVSPEREGARLAEWSVTAAGYGRFLCDIFDEWVVSDVGRTFVQMFDATLAQWCGVQPGVCSMGETCGDALVVEHNGDVYSCDHFVYPEYLLGNIRETPLAEIYRSKKRRDFGLAKRNALPAECLRCKYYFACRGECPKHRFETGSDGCRKNSLCEGLKAYFRHTEPYMEYMRDLLSKQQSPAWVMPFARKRMGLM from the coding sequence ATGAAAAACAAGGACATTTTCACCTTCCGGGACGCCGAGAAGCAGGTAGGTCCGGTGGCCTTTTCGACGATGCTCAAACCCGCGGGCTCGACCTGCAACCTCGACTGCCATTACTGCTACTACCTGGACAAGGCCGTCCAGTACGGCGGCCGGCAGGCGGTGATGAGCGACGAGCTGCTGGAACTCTACATCCGGCAATACATCGAGGCCAACCAGGTGGATACGGTTCAGTTCTGCTGGCATGGCGGCGAGCCGCTGCTGCTGGGAATCGAGTTTTACCGCAAGGCGATGGAGTTGCAGCAGAAATATGCCGACGGCAAACGGATCGAGAACACGCTGCAGACCAACGGCACGCTTGTCGATGAGGCGTGGTGCGATCTTTTCGCAGGAAATAATTTCCTGGTGGGGATTTCGCTCGACGGCCCGCAGGACATCCACGATTCGTTCCGCGTGACGAAGGGCGGTCGGCCGACCTTCGAACGGGTGATGCAGACGATCTCGATGTTCCGGCACGGCGGCGTGGAGTACAACACGCTGAGCGTCGTGAACCGCCTCTGCGAAGGACGCGGCGCGGAGATCTACCGCTTCTTCCGCGACACGGTGCACAGCAAATACATGCAGTTCCTGCCTGCCGTCGAACATGTCGTCGACGTGGCGGGTTTCCACCGCCCGCTGATCGTCTCCCCGGAGCGCGAGGGGGCGCGGCTGGCCGAGTGGTCGGTCACGGCCGCGGGTTACGGCCGCTTTCTGTGCGACATTTTCGACGAGTGGGTCGTGAGCGATGTGGGCCGCACTTTCGTGCAGATGTTCGATGCTACGCTGGCTCAGTGGTGCGGGGTGCAGCCGGGCGTCTGCTCGATGGGTGAGACGTGCGGCGATGCGCTGGTCGTCGAGCACAACGGCGATGTCTACTCGTGCGACCACTTCGTCTATCCGGAATACCTGCTGGGCAACATCCGCGAGACACCGTTGGCGGAGATCTACCGTTCGAAGAAGCGCCGCGACTTCGGCCTGGCGAAGCGTAACGCCCTGCCGGCCGAATGCCTGCGTTGCAAATACTACTTCGCCTGCCGGGGCGAATGCCCGAAGCATCGCTTCGAGACGGGTTCGGACGGCTGCCGCAAGAATTCGCTCTGCGAGGGGCTGAAGGCCTACTTCCGCCATACGGAGCCCTATATGGAATACATGCGTGACCTGCTGTCGAAGCAGCAGTCCCCGGCGTGGGTCATGCCCTTCGCCCGCAAGCGCATGGGGCTGATGTAG
- a CDS encoding outer membrane beta-barrel protein — protein MNLRKTAILGVWGLLFVSGIKAQTGGVRFRVADRATREAVIGAVAELRSRTDSLAAPLYTASGTNGKGEFQRVPAGSYRLTLTSLGYDSLRRDLKVGENLVTLDSLWLTPRAEAIDDVVIETPALRSSVHGDTLSYHAAAYKVAFGTDAGTLLSKMPGLEVDDSGIAAQGRSIQRVYVDGREFFGNDVMSAVRNIPADMIESIEIYNSQGDQAEFTGVDTGEGFTALNIVTRPDKRRGTFGRIYGAYGVPDKYIGGGNANIFDNDRRVTIIGLANNVSRQNFSFEDILGTTEEKNGAAANKNFMVKPLAGISTVQAVGVNYSDDWGAKAKITASYFFNRTDNHNLSQTEKQSFTSTDKLVLYDDENTSQALNLNHRFNSRIDYKMNPSHSLMMRTSFSFQDNDNQSELLSRTDNRFSEEDIRFVYRRHNFNDNDSRGFNLSNQLTYRYRLPGRMSQNLSFGAGGSYRGYEQLNRPRQYTFRDPDDTACDTTRYSSRNITRTDRDQPSYQVYGSVNYSRLVAKHVRVNLEYRCTYAANSVDRNTYVLTAGNTFPAERNPKQSSEYDYSYLTHRVGATGQYRFRSTKVAATLYYQHAGFSGDYAFPYPARTEAAFDNLTYNTVAEIAVNRNNTLKFNASGRTSNPRATDLQNIVNTTNRQNVVAGNPDLVPVYTHRFSGQYIRTNPERGRTFTLSAEFAASPNTVADSLVIDTPDFVIDDEGTLLGEGNQFVRPVNLAGYRSLRAQINYGFPVRWLRSNLNLRAGISTGRLPSIINGVQNQLTNNAYNLGAVLGSNISEAVDFRLSYTGSYQESRSSSQVRSIDNTYFSQHARAETTFVIRNRFVIRANADYNNYRGITDPFLEERLICNVLLGVKLFRNRLGEISVGVNDLFDQNSSTFQRSVTGTTLRYVTNLAVGRYVAFQFTYNLRIYKRTGIPERSAP, from the coding sequence ATGAACCTGCGAAAAACGGCTATTTTAGGCGTCTGGGGGCTGCTCTTCGTCTCGGGAATCAAAGCCCAGACGGGCGGTGTGCGCTTCCGCGTGGCCGACCGCGCCACACGCGAGGCCGTCATCGGGGCCGTCGCCGAACTGCGCAGCCGCACCGATTCGCTTGCCGCACCGCTCTACACCGCCTCGGGAACAAACGGAAAGGGGGAGTTTCAACGGGTCCCGGCGGGCAGCTACCGGCTGACCCTCACATCATTGGGATACGACTCGCTGCGCCGCGACCTGAAGGTCGGAGAGAATCTCGTCACGCTCGATTCGCTGTGGCTGACGCCCCGCGCCGAGGCCATCGACGACGTGGTGATCGAAACTCCCGCACTGCGCTCCTCGGTCCACGGAGACACGCTCTCCTACCACGCCGCAGCCTACAAGGTCGCATTCGGGACCGATGCCGGGACGCTCCTCTCGAAGATGCCCGGACTGGAGGTCGACGACAGCGGAATCGCCGCCCAGGGGCGATCCATCCAGCGGGTCTATGTCGACGGACGCGAATTCTTCGGAAACGACGTCATGTCGGCCGTGCGCAACATCCCCGCCGACATGATCGAGAGCATCGAAATCTACAACTCCCAGGGCGACCAGGCGGAATTCACGGGGGTGGATACCGGCGAAGGATTCACCGCCCTGAACATCGTCACACGACCCGACAAGCGCCGCGGAACCTTCGGACGCATCTACGGCGCCTACGGAGTCCCCGACAAATACATCGGCGGCGGAAATGCCAACATCTTCGACAACGACCGCCGTGTTACCATTATCGGCCTGGCGAACAATGTCAGCCGCCAGAACTTCTCCTTCGAGGATATTCTCGGAACCACCGAAGAGAAGAACGGCGCCGCCGCAAACAAGAACTTCATGGTCAAACCCCTGGCCGGAATCTCCACGGTCCAGGCCGTGGGGGTCAACTACAGCGACGACTGGGGCGCAAAGGCAAAAATCACGGCCAGCTACTTCTTCAACCGCACCGACAACCACAACCTCAGCCAGACCGAAAAGCAGAGTTTCACCTCGACCGACAAACTGGTCCTCTACGACGATGAAAACACGTCGCAGGCCCTGAACCTCAACCACCGGTTCAATTCGCGCATCGACTACAAGATGAACCCGTCCCATTCGCTGATGATGCGCACGTCGTTCAGTTTCCAGGACAACGACAACCAGAGCGAACTCCTCAGCCGGACGGACAACCGGTTCTCCGAAGAGGACATCCGCTTCGTCTACCGCCGTCACAACTTCAACGACAACGACAGCCGGGGATTCAACCTCTCGAACCAGCTGACCTACCGCTACCGCCTGCCGGGCAGGATGTCGCAGAATCTCTCCTTCGGGGCCGGAGGCAGCTACCGCGGCTACGAACAGTTGAACCGGCCCCGGCAGTACACCTTCCGGGACCCGGACGACACGGCGTGCGATACGACCCGCTACTCCTCGCGCAACATCACACGCACGGACCGCGACCAGCCCAGTTACCAGGTCTACGGATCGGTCAACTACTCGCGGCTGGTGGCCAAACACGTGCGCGTGAATCTCGAATACCGCTGCACGTATGCCGCCAACAGCGTCGATCGCAACACCTACGTGCTGACCGCCGGGAACACCTTCCCCGCGGAGCGCAATCCCAAACAGTCGTCCGAATACGACTATTCGTACCTGACCCACCGCGTGGGGGCGACCGGCCAGTACCGGTTCCGGAGTACCAAGGTCGCCGCAACGCTCTACTACCAGCACGCCGGATTCTCGGGAGACTATGCCTTCCCCTATCCGGCCCGGACCGAAGCGGCATTCGACAACCTGACCTACAACACCGTGGCGGAAATTGCCGTCAATCGGAACAATACGCTGAAGTTCAATGCTTCGGGGCGCACGTCGAATCCCCGGGCCACCGATCTGCAGAACATCGTCAACACGACGAACCGACAGAACGTCGTCGCCGGAAACCCGGACCTCGTACCCGTCTACACCCACCGTTTTTCGGGGCAGTATATCCGCACCAACCCCGAACGGGGCCGGACCTTCACCCTCTCGGCGGAGTTCGCCGCCAGCCCCAACACCGTTGCCGATTCATTGGTGATCGACACGCCGGATTTCGTCATCGACGACGAGGGGACCCTGCTGGGCGAAGGCAACCAGTTCGTGCGTCCGGTCAACCTCGCGGGCTACCGCAGCCTCCGGGCGCAGATCAACTACGGATTTCCGGTGCGCTGGCTGCGCTCGAACCTCAACCTGCGGGCCGGGATCTCAACGGGACGCCTGCCCAGCATCATCAACGGCGTGCAGAACCAACTCACAAACAACGCCTACAACCTCGGCGCCGTACTCGGCAGCAACATCTCCGAGGCGGTCGATTTCCGACTCAGCTACACCGGAAGCTATCAGGAGAGCCGCAGCTCCTCGCAGGTGCGCTCGATCGACAACACCTATTTCAGCCAGCATGCCCGGGCCGAAACGACCTTCGTGATCCGCAACCGGTTCGTCATCCGCGCCAACGCCGACTACAACAACTACCGCGGGATTACCGACCCGTTTCTCGAAGAGCGGCTGATCTGCAACGTCCTGCTGGGCGTAAAGCTCTTCCGCAACCGGCTCGGGGAGATCAGCGTCGGGGTCAACGACCTGTTCGACCAGAACAGCTCCACGTTCCAGCGCTCCGTGACGGGCACGACGCTCCGCTACGTCACGAATCTCGCCGTGGGACGATACGTCGCCTTCCAATTCACCTACAACCTCCGGATCTACAAGCGGACCGGAATCCCGGAACGCTCCGCACCCTGA
- a CDS encoding ABC transporter permease has protein sequence MRTFKVLLRKEFLQIRRNSFLPRLIVAFPVLVMLIMPLIMTMDVRNVNVAIVDLDRSATSRRIASHVGASEYLSFTVATSDFQLAMKHLEEGTVDAIIEIPSDFERDMAVARPERISITANAVNATKGSMGMQYLVQTISRTLSELKAENSPVGASELITVQNRFNPTLNYRHYMIPALMIILFMLICGFLPALSIVGEKESGTIEQINVTPVSRLTFTLAKLLPYWLIGLFVLTVAMCLAWAVYGLTPEGSVGSIYLGAILFILTISGFSLTIANFSETMQQTMFVMFFFVMIFMLMSGLLTPIDSMPAWARKITVVLPPRYFVEILRSVYLKGAALAELWSNYLALGIFAILFNTLAAVTYKKQA, from the coding sequence ATGAGAACATTCAAGGTCTTATTACGCAAAGAGTTCCTGCAGATCCGCCGCAATTCATTCCTTCCGCGGCTGATTGTCGCGTTCCCGGTTCTCGTGATGCTGATTATGCCGCTGATTATGACGATGGATGTCCGCAACGTCAATGTCGCCATCGTGGATCTTGACCGTTCCGCCACTTCACGCCGCATCGCTTCGCATGTAGGGGCTTCGGAGTATCTCTCGTTTACGGTGGCGACCTCCGATTTCCAGCTTGCCATGAAACATCTGGAAGAGGGGACGGTAGATGCCATCATAGAGATTCCATCCGATTTCGAACGCGACATGGCTGTCGCCCGGCCCGAGCGCATCAGCATCACCGCCAATGCCGTCAATGCGACCAAAGGTTCGATGGGGATGCAGTATCTCGTGCAGACGATCTCGCGTACCCTTTCGGAGTTGAAGGCCGAAAATAGCCCTGTCGGAGCCTCGGAACTGATTACGGTGCAGAATCGCTTCAACCCCACGTTGAACTATCGTCATTATATGATTCCCGCATTGATGATTATCCTTTTTATGCTCATCTGCGGATTCCTTCCGGCGCTTAGTATCGTGGGCGAAAAGGAGAGCGGAACCATCGAGCAGATCAATGTCACTCCCGTCAGCCGGCTTACCTTCACCCTTGCCAAGCTGCTGCCGTATTGGTTGATCGGTCTGTTTGTCCTGACTGTGGCCATGTGTTTGGCATGGGCCGTCTACGGTCTTACGCCGGAGGGGTCGGTCGGCTCCATTTATCTGGGAGCCATTCTGTTCATTCTCACCATATCGGGGTTCAGCCTGACCATTGCCAATTTTTCCGAGACCATGCAGCAGACGATGTTTGTGATGTTCTTCTTCGTCATGATCTTCATGCTGATGAGCGGTCTGCTGACCCCGATTGATTCAATGCCTGCGTGGGCACGGAAAATCACGGTTGTGCTGCCGCCCCGCTACTTCGTCGAGATCCTGCGGTCGGTCTATCTGAAAGGCGCGGCCCTCGCCGAATTATGGAGCAACTATCTTGCATTGGGTATTTTCGCCATTCTGTTCAACACGCTCGCCGCCGTAACCTATAAAAAGCAAGCATAG
- a CDS encoding ABC transporter permease: MKNNFLSFVKKESLHILRDRRTMLIVVLIPVVLMVLFGFAISTEVNNIKVAAVAPDRTDGVRDAVERLARNDYFTFCGCTDNRSIDGLLRSGKADAVVVFAADFDRRMQLAASGLPSTPAIQLVLDASNVNTAGAATAYLQGVLLGAETQQSLFETRMLFNPQMKSAFNFVPGIMGLIFILVCAMMTSVSIVREKEAGTMEVLLVSPVRPFKIIFAKMIPYFAISCSVLILILLLARYLLGVPMSGGVAGIFSLSLLYLVLSLSLGLLVSTIARTQVAALLISAMVMMIPILMLSGMLFPIENLPKFFQAVSLLIPARWYIDAVRKMMIQGASVVEVWQDCAILFCMTLLLLGVSLKKFNDKLE, translated from the coding sequence ATGAAAAATAATTTTCTTTCATTCGTAAAAAAGGAGTCGTTGCACATCCTGCGCGACAGGCGGACGATGCTCATCGTGGTGTTGATCCCCGTCGTGCTCATGGTGCTGTTCGGCTTCGCCATATCGACGGAGGTAAACAATATCAAGGTTGCGGCGGTTGCCCCCGACCGGACGGATGGCGTGCGGGATGCCGTCGAACGGCTGGCTCGGAACGATTATTTCACCTTCTGCGGCTGTACGGACAACAGATCCATCGATGGGCTGCTTCGCTCGGGCAAGGCCGATGCCGTCGTGGTATTCGCGGCGGACTTTGACCGTCGTATGCAGTTGGCGGCATCGGGCCTGCCGTCGACCCCGGCCATTCAGTTGGTTCTGGATGCCTCAAACGTCAATACGGCAGGCGCTGCGACGGCCTATCTGCAGGGCGTGTTGCTGGGTGCGGAGACGCAGCAGTCGCTGTTCGAAACCCGCATGCTGTTCAATCCGCAAATGAAGAGTGCATTCAACTTCGTCCCGGGAATCATGGGGCTGATATTCATCCTCGTATGCGCCATGATGACCTCCGTGTCGATCGTCCGTGAAAAGGAGGCGGGCACGATGGAGGTGTTGCTCGTCTCGCCTGTACGTCCGTTCAAAATCATCTTCGCCAAGATGATTCCGTATTTCGCCATCTCGTGCAGCGTATTGATCCTGATTCTCCTGCTCGCACGCTACCTGTTGGGGGTGCCTATGAGCGGCGGTGTGGCCGGCATTTTCTCGTTGTCGCTCCTTTACCTGGTTCTCTCTTTGTCGCTCGGGCTGCTCGTATCGACCATTGCCCGCACGCAGGTTGCGGCGCTGCTCATCTCGGCCATGGTGATGATGATCCCCATTTTGATGCTATCGGGAATGCTGTTTCCAATCGAGAATCTGCCGAAATTCTTTCAGGCGGTTTCGCTCCTCATCCCGGCACGCTGGTATATCGATGCCGTACGCAAGATGATGATCCAGGGGGCATCGGTCGTCGAGGTCTGGCAGGATTGTGCCATCCTGTTCTGCATGACCCTCCTGCTGCTCGGCGTCTCGCTCAAAAAATTCAACGACAAACTGGAATAG
- a CDS encoding ABC transporter ATP-binding protein: protein MNDIVISVRNLTKCFGGFVAVDHISFDVYRGEIFGFLGANGAGKTTAMRMLCGLSFPTSGDGSVAGCDVRCEGERIKRHIGYMSQRFSLYNDLSVWENMDLFAGIYGLSKKETAERAAELLAKLDFASERDTLVGALPLGWKQKLSFAIATIHRPEVVFLDEPTGGVDPVTRRQFWEMIYEAADAGTTIFVTTHYMDEAEYCSRVSIMVDGEVRALDTPARLKQQFAAGSMDEVFRILARGAQRGE, encoded by the coding sequence ATGAACGACATAGTCATATCGGTGCGTAATCTGACGAAGTGTTTCGGCGGCTTTGTAGCCGTCGACCATATCTCGTTCGATGTGTATCGGGGGGAGATCTTCGGCTTCCTCGGAGCAAACGGTGCGGGAAAGACCACCGCCATGCGGATGCTTTGCGGATTGAGTTTCCCCACGTCGGGCGACGGGTCGGTCGCCGGTTGCGACGTGAGATGCGAAGGCGAGCGGATCAAACGCCATATCGGGTATATGAGCCAGCGCTTTTCGCTGTACAACGACCTGAGTGTTTGGGAAAACATGGATCTTTTTGCCGGGATCTACGGGCTGTCGAAAAAGGAGACGGCTGAACGCGCCGCAGAACTGCTTGCTAAACTTGATTTCGCCTCGGAGCGCGACACCCTCGTGGGGGCCTTGCCGCTGGGCTGGAAGCAGAAGCTGTCGTTCGCCATCGCCACCATCCATCGCCCCGAGGTGGTTTTTCTGGACGAACCTACCGGTGGCGTCGATCCCGTGACGCGCCGCCAGTTCTGGGAGATGATCTACGAGGCTGCAGACGCGGGTACGACGATATTCGTTACGACCCACTATATGGATGAGGCGGAGTACTGCTCGCGCGTGTCGATCATGGTCGACGGCGAGGTGCGTGCGCTGGATACGCCCGCCCGTCTGAAACAACAGTTTGCCGCCGGTTCGATGGATGAGGTTTTCCGCATCCTGGCCCGGGGCGCCCAACGTGGAGAGTAA
- a CDS encoding ABC transporter ATP-binding protein, producing MKAIDIRSLSKRFGRVQALDAVSFSVGKGELFGLIGPDGAGKTTLFRLLTTLLTPDSGTAVVDGFDIVNDYLSIRSRVGYMPGRFSLYPDLTVEENLEFFAALFGVKARESYDLVAPIYKQIEPFRTRRAGKLSGGMKQKLALSCALIHRPSVLFLDEPTTGVDAVSRGEFWDMLASLQQKGITILVSTPYMDEASRCDRIALCNEGRILGIDTPNGIVRRFDAPLYAVRASNMYALLSAARRIEGVVECYPFGEVHHLVTERGFDTGRFLGQLSELDGLSIEPVAPTIEDIFIKWMKR from the coding sequence ATGAAAGCCATAGACATACGGAGCCTCTCAAAGCGTTTCGGGCGGGTACAGGCACTCGATGCGGTGTCGTTTTCCGTCGGGAAAGGCGAGCTGTTCGGGCTGATCGGCCCCGACGGTGCGGGCAAAACGACGCTGTTCCGCCTGCTCACCACGCTGCTCACCCCCGACAGCGGTACGGCCGTGGTCGATGGGTTCGACATCGTGAACGACTATCTTTCGATCCGCTCGCGCGTGGGCTACATGCCCGGCCGGTTTTCGCTTTATCCGGACCTGACGGTCGAGGAGAATCTCGAATTTTTCGCCGCCCTGTTCGGTGTTAAGGCCCGGGAGTCATACGACCTCGTCGCTCCGATTTACAAGCAGATCGAACCGTTCCGCACGCGCCGCGCCGGGAAACTTTCGGGCGGAATGAAGCAGAAACTTGCGCTTTCGTGCGCATTGATCCACCGCCCGAGCGTGCTTTTTCTCGACGAGCCTACAACGGGTGTCGATGCCGTGTCGCGCGGCGAGTTCTGGGATATGCTCGCCTCTCTGCAGCAAAAGGGCATTACCATCCTCGTCTCGACCCCATACATGGATGAGGCATCGCGCTGCGACCGCATTGCGCTCTGCAACGAAGGACGTATTCTGGGGATCGACACGCCAAACGGCATCGTCCGCCGGTTCGATGCGCCGCTCTATGCGGTACGGGCCTCGAACATGTACGCACTGCTCTCGGCGGCCCGGAGGATCGAAGGCGTTGTGGAGTGCTACCCCTTCGGAGAGGTGCATCATCTGGTGACAGAGCGGGGTTTCGACACCGGGCGGTTCCTGGGGCAGCTGAGTGAACTGGACGGCCTCTCCATCGAACCGGTCGCACCGACCATCGAGGACATATTCATAAAATGGATGAAACGATGA
- a CDS encoding HlyD family efflux transporter periplasmic adaptor subunit: MKRISSIVLAMLAVSCGSRTPYDAQGTFEATEVVVSSEATGRILYFNVEEGMPVTAGAVVGEIDSIQLHLQRKQLSAQLSALTGSRPDIEAQAASLREQIATQQTECNRVKNLLRDGAATQKQLDDIEAQIRVLESQLTATLSTLGKNTASINDNAAALEAQIAALDDRIAKCRIQSPVAGTVLVKYAETGELASVGKPLMKIADLDHIYLRAYFTSDQLGRFGLGDRVRVVADFGGDERYDYEGRIMWISSESEFTPKTIQTKDSRANLVYAVKIAVKNDGRLKIGLAGDVLL; this comes from the coding sequence ATGAAACGGATTTCATCTATCGTCCTGGCGATGCTTGCCGTATCGTGCGGCTCCAGGACCCCATACGATGCACAAGGCACCTTCGAGGCTACCGAAGTGGTCGTTTCCTCCGAAGCGACGGGGCGCATCCTCTATTTCAATGTCGAGGAAGGTATGCCCGTAACAGCCGGTGCGGTGGTCGGCGAGATTGACAGCATACAGCTCCATCTACAGCGCAAGCAACTTTCGGCACAGCTCTCGGCCCTCACAGGCAGCCGTCCCGACATCGAGGCGCAGGCAGCGTCGCTGCGCGAACAGATCGCCACGCAGCAGACCGAATGCAACCGGGTCAAGAACCTGCTGCGCGACGGGGCTGCGACGCAGAAACAGCTCGATGACATCGAAGCGCAGATCCGTGTATTGGAGAGCCAGCTCACGGCGACGCTTTCGACCCTCGGCAAAAATACGGCCTCCATCAACGACAATGCGGCGGCCCTGGAGGCGCAGATCGCCGCACTCGACGACCGCATCGCCAAGTGCCGCATCCAGTCGCCCGTTGCCGGCACGGTGCTGGTGAAATATGCCGAAACGGGCGAGCTCGCATCCGTGGGCAAGCCTCTGATGAAAATCGCCGATCTGGACCATATCTATCTGCGCGCCTACTTCACCTCCGACCAGCTCGGGCGGTTCGGCCTCGGAGACCGGGTGCGCGTGGTGGCAGACTTCGGCGGTGACGAGCGTTACGACTACGAGGGGCGTATCATGTGGATTTCATCCGAAAGCGAATTTACCCCGAAAACCATCCAGACGAAAGATTCCCGGGCCAATCTGGTCTATGCCGTGAAAATTGCGGTTAAAAACGACGGGCGGCTGAAAATCGGTCTTGCGGGAGACGTCCTGTTATGA